Proteins encoded in a region of the Canis lupus familiaris isolate Mischka breed German Shepherd chromosome 1, alternate assembly UU_Cfam_GSD_1.0, whole genome shotgun sequence genome:
- the LOC119870874 gene encoding zinc finger protein 548-like, whose protein sequence is MKPAQCPMEVAEMLMDPGQSHVVFEDVAIYFSQEEWGLLDEAQRFLYHAVMMENFALLSSLGCWHGAQDEEAPSEQGVSSGASQVRTPKLGPSIQEAQPCEACGPGWKDLLRLAEHDGLYPDQELYICGANLHWHQKEQIGDKFSRREEGRCSFAMNNSVHKADSSFTCSKGGKVFLGSTGLLQHLAYHNAVKPHGDTECGEAFAAGQNDYKCAQCGKAFSQKQILLEHQKIHTGGRPYECSKCGIGFIRKFHLVQHQKIHTGERPFKCNECGKVFRYNSTLISHQRIHTGLSPYECNKCGEFFKYNANFMKHQRIHTGERPYECRECGKFFRYNYRLIRHKRVHTGERPYKCSECGKFFRYSSTFIRHQRVHTAEKPYECSECGKFFRYNSTLIKHQRVHTGERPYECSECGKFFRYTSTLIRHQRVHTGERPYECSLCGEFFRYKSKLIKHWQNHTGERPYECSECGKSFRYHCRLIRHKRVHTGERPYECSVCGKFFRYNSNLIKHWRNHTGERPYECSECGKAFSHKHILVEHQKIHTGERPYECSKCRKAFIRKSHLVHHQKIHNEERPRSAINVGHS, encoded by the exons TGTCCCATGGAGGTGGCAGAGATGCTTATGGACCCTGGGCAG AGCCATGTGGTCTTTGAAGACGTGGCCATATATTTCTCCCAGGAAGAGTGGGGCCTCCTTGATGAAGCTCAGAGATTTTTGTACCATGCTGTGATGATGGAGAACTTTGCGCTTTTGTCCTCCCTAG GTTGCTGGCATGGAGCCCAGGATGAGGAGGCACCTTCAGAGCAAGGTGTTTCTTCAGGAGCATCACAGGTCAGGACTCCAAAGCTAGGCCCATCCATCCAGGAGGCCCAGCCCTGCGAGGCATGTGGCCCAGGATGGAAAGACCTTTTGCGCTTGGCTGAGCATGATGGACTGTACCCCGATCAAGAGCTATACATTTGTGGGGCAAACCTGCACTGGCACCAGAAGGAGCAGATTGGAGACAAATTTTccagaagggaagaggggaggtgTTCCTTTGCAATGAACAACAGTGTTCACAAGGCAGACAGTAGCTTCACGTGCAGCAAAGGTGGGAAGGTTTTCCTGGGCAGCACAGGCCTTCTCCAACACCTGGCCTATCACAATGCAGTGAAACCACATGGGGACACTGAGTGTGGGGAGGCCTTTGCAGCTGGACAGAATGACTACAAGTGTGCtcagtgtgggaaagccttcagccaAAAACAAATACTGCTTGAACACCAGAAAATCCACACTGGAGGAAGACCTTATGAATGCAGCAAATGCGGGATAGGCTTCATTAGAAAGTTTCACCTTGTGCAGCACCAGaaaattcacactggagagaggCCTTTTAAgtgcaatgaatgtgggaaagTCTTTAGGTACAATTCCACGCTCATTAGTCaccagagaattcacactggatTAAGCCCTTATGAGTGTAACAAATGTGGGGAATTCTTTAAGTATAATGCCAACTTCATGAAACATCAGAGAAtccacactggagaaaggccttatgaatGCAGAGAATGTGGGAAGTTCTTTAGGTACAACTACAGATTGATACGACACAagagagttcacactggagaaagacCTTATAAATGTAGCGAATGTGGGAAATTTTTCAGGTACAGCTCCACATTTATTAGACATCAAAGAGTTCACACTGCAGAAAAGCCTtatgagtgcagtgaatgtggaaaatTCTTTAGGTACAATTCCACACTCATTAAACACcagagagttcacactggagaaaggccttatgagtgcagtgaatgtgggaaattctTTAGGTACACCTCCACACTCATTAGACATCAaagagttcacactggagaaaggccttatgagtgcAGCTTATGTGGAGAATTTTTTAGGTACAAGTCCAAGCTCATTAAACATTGGCAGAATCACACGGGAGAGAGGCCTTatgaatgcagtgaatgtgggaaatcctttaGGTACCACTGCAGACTCATTAGACATAagagagttcacactggagaaaggccttatgagtgcAGTGTATGTGGAAAATTCTTTCGGTATAACTCCAACCTTATTAAACATTGGAGGAATCACACTGGAGAGAGGCCCtatgagtgcagtgaatgtgggaaagcctttagccACAAACATATACTTGTTGAGCATCAGAAAATCCACACCGGAGAAAGGCCCTATGAGTGCAGCAAATGTCGGAAGGCCTTTATTAGAAAGTCCCATCTTGTTCATCACCAGAAAATCCACAATGAAGAGAGACCTAGGAGTGCCATAAATGTGGGGCATTCTTGA